A genome region from Urocitellus parryii isolate mUroPar1 chromosome X, mUroPar1.hap1, whole genome shotgun sequence includes the following:
- the Morf4l2 gene encoding mortality factor 4-like protein 2 → MSSRKQGSQTRGQQSAEEDNFKKPTRSNMQRSKMRGASSGKKTAAPQPKNLEPALPGRWGGRSAENPPSGSVRKTRKNKQKTPGNGDGGSTSEAPQPPRKKRARADPTVESEEAFKNRMEVKVKIPEELKPWLVEDWDLVTRQKQLFQLPAKKNVDAILEEYANCKKSQGNVDNKEYAVNEVVAGIKEYFNVMLGTQLLYKFERPQYAEILLAHPDAPMSQVYGAPHLLRLFVRIGAMLAYTPLDEKSLALLLGYLHDFLKYLAKNSASLFTASDYKVASAEYHRKAL, encoded by the coding sequence ATGAGTTCCAGAAAGCAGGGTTCTCAAACTCGTGGACAACAATCTGCCGAAGAAGACAACTTTAAAAAACCAACTCGAAGCAACATGCAGAGAAGTAAGATGAGAGGGGCCTCCTCAGGAAAGAAGACAGCTGCTCCACAGCCAAAGAATCTTGAGCCAGCTCTCCCAGGAAGATGGGGGGGTCGCTCTGCAGAAAACCCCCCTTCGGGATCTGTGAGGAAGACAAGAAAGAACAAACAGAAGACCCCTGGAAATGGAGATGGTGGCAGTACCAGTGAAGCACCCCAGCCCCCACGGAAGAAAAGGGCCCGGGCTGACCCCACTGTGGAAAGTGAAGAGGCATTTAAGAATAGAATGGAAGTTAAAGTGAAGATTCCTGAAGAATTAAAACCATGGCTCGTCGAAGACTGGGACTTGGTAACCAGGCAGAAGCAGCTGTTTCAGCTCCCAGCTAAGAAGAATGTAGATGCTATTCTGGAAGAGTATGCCAATTGTAAGAAATCACAGGGGAATGTTGATAACAAGGAATATGCGGTTAATGAAGTTGTGGCGGGAATAAAAGAGTATTTCAATGTGATGTTGGGCACTCAGCTGCTGTACAAATTTGAGAGGCCCCAGTATGCTGAGATCCTTTTGGCCCACCCTGATGCGCCAATGTCCCAGGTTTATGGAGCGCCACACCTACTGAGATTATTTGTAAGAATTGGAGCAATGTTGGCCTATACACCCCTTGATGAGAAGAGCCTTGCATTATTGTTGGGCTATCTGCATGATTTCCTAAAATATCTGGCAAAGAATTCTGCATCTCTGTTTACTGCCAGTGATTACAAAGTGGCTTCTGCTGAGTACCACCGCAAAGCCCTGTGA